Part of the Equus caballus isolate H_3958 breed thoroughbred chromosome 5, TB-T2T, whole genome shotgun sequence genome is shown below.
TATTATATCTCCAGCCTAAAACCTGAGATCTCTGGGTGCCTAAAATAAGTTAGATTCCTACTCTTCCCATTTTTCAGGCCCAAAATTCAAGGTATCAGGAGTTCTGTACACTGTATATATGAGTATAGACTAGAGAGCCGTGGCTGAATAGCGACAAATCATTAGAATCTGGAAAACCCAATCTGGGAGCTCTCTTCCCAACAAAACCTATTCAGAGCTTCCCGTGGCTTAGAATGAGTCTAGAGCAGAGACCTGCAGAACATGAGGACAGGCATGCTGCCCAGGCTTCTGTCtgctcttctccctttctctttttcacagGAAGGACCATCTGAAGCATCCAGTACAGATGAGGGCTTGACTCTGGTTCATCCTGGTACCACCCAGAGGAAATAACAATAAcgccaaacaaacaaaagcaaactcTCAAACTCCAAAtacttcctctccccctcccacctccaccccagaaAGAGAAAGGCCTAAAAGAGGCCAGGAGGATTTCATGTAAGGTAGCTTCAGAGACAGCAAAAGGAAAAGCCTGGTGGCCTACCTGGCCCGGGGAGGGGGATGctaaggaaggaaagggaagatgcCTGAGGCTGTCCCTGCAGCTCCCCCTGGAAACTGTTCCTGGACAGAGAAGCAGAGCCATCCCTGATATGTAACTAAAACTATGGCCCTCTTCATTCACCACCCCGGAGGGTGAACAATGCAAATGGTGATTTTTTACATCTTTAACATCTATCTCCAATCTCCCTGCTGGAATCATTCCTAACTTTGATTGCAAGCTCCCCAGGAAAGGAACAATGTCATCCTGTATTTCCCTTTAGAAGACAAGGTACAAAAAGTGATGGCTTGATCCCCAGGGCAGACACGGACAGAGGATCCTTAAACCATCTTGTGTCAAAGGCTTACCCTGACCCGAATAAAACCAGCCTTCACAGACAGGTTTcagctttccctttctccttcccctgtCTGCCCTCTGAGAAGCTGCTGCCACTTGGAGAAATGGTTAAAATATGAAGAACAGTGAGATCCAGGAAACACAAATGGGCCTGGGGAAAAAGACACCTCTCCAGGCCTACTTTTGAGAAGACAAAGGAGAGCCCTACCTCTGGCTCCCCAGCTCCTGTGCGCTTACAACGCAACACAGTGGAAAAACcaggggtttggatcccggttcTGCAACTTGGGGAAGGTACCTCACCTCTtggtctgtaaaatggaaggGATAATAAACTATCTTTTGTGGAGTTGCTAGGAGGGTCAGCAAAAGTGTACCAAGATGCCATGTACTGTGTGGGCCCTGGGGACACAAACATGGCTCCAGCAGCTTGGAGCTTTGGTCcagggagagaaacagaagatGCACAATGCAATTACAATGGAGTATGATAGCTGCTAGTGTAGGAAACCAACACCGGGCCTGGATGTggaaggcattattattatttaaacctTGCCTATTTGTCTATAGCCAAACAGTATTTGAGATAGCTCTATCGTCTTTACCCATTGCTGCtccatgatttttttcccctcaattctTTGCCTTTCATCCCATAGGGAGAATTCTCCAGCAAATGCCATGCTGAAAGGCAGTGTGGGGGAAGGAAAAACATACTTCAGGATATGCTGAAAATGGCCTTCTCTTCCCCAAGACTTAAGCGGAGTGGCTTCCGACCCTCCGAGTCCTTCTACAACAGTGTTCTCAGGTACGCAAGGGCCAAACATCTGAATTTGTTTTAAGTTCTAGTGATCTTGTTAAGCTCTTCTGACGGAGAATAGTGTTCTACACCCAGTGGCTGCCTGTAGACTTTCTCAGCGCCGAATCCCTCTTCCAACTGTCACAAGGCACATATTTATCCTTACAGCTAAAGGGAATGGATATTAGTATTTTTGAGAATTTAGAGATAACTAAAGGAAACCTCTAGAGATAACTCAAGAAAACACTGGGTGCCACAAATCCCAGAGTTAGAAAAAATTCAATCTTAGGATATTTTCTAACTGTCAGACCCTAAAGGAAGCAGTAGGAAGTGTTCAAAGAAAGAAGGGGTCACTCACACTCATCTGTCCCAAACAAGATTTGGTAAAATTTTCCACGAGTTGCTCAAGGCGGCTCTGGAAAACCACCTACCTGAAGAAACCACTTAGGAGCAACTCCACTTCTTTGTGGGTCCGTAGGTACTTTTCGTTAGCAATCCGAGTCTGAATCTAGGGGACAAGACCAAAGGGTCACGCTCCATGAGGAGACAGATTTCAGGGTTCAAGTCCTGGAGGTGCGAAGGGCTGGGGGACGCAACGTGCGCGTTTAACCCGGGGCTTTTCCCTGGATGTCCTCACAGACCGACATCTCCAGGCTGCCTCCGGCTTAGGCGTAGGGGTCTCAACCAAGCACGGGTCCCCACGGTCGGAAGTCCTCGTTTGTATCTAAGTTAATCTGTCCGGCATAATTTCGGTCCATTTCTCTGGCCAGCTCCCTTTTTCAGTTCTTCCCGCCCTTCCAGGCGCCTGCCGGGCTCTGTTCAGCGCCCCAGAAGCCCGGGTTCCGCCGGGGGTCTTCCCGCGCCCCTTCTCCCGGAGGCCCTCCTCCCTATCCGGGGCCCTCACCCTGGTGGAGCTGCACTTTGAcggaggcggggcggggggggtgcACCCACCTTGAAGTCGCGCAGCTGCTGCACCTGCGCGGGGCTCAGCGCCCCGGGGTCGGACTCCAGAAGGCAGCCCTGCAGCGTCGCCATCTTGTCGCGGTCGTCATGGCGACGGGCCGTGCGCGCCGCGAGGCCCCGCCCCCAAGCCCGGCCCTCTCCAGccagggggaggggctgagggaagccTAGGGGAGGCACCTCTGAAGCCCACGAGGGAACTCGGGAGGGTCTTTAAGAatttccttccccagatttggggACTGACTTGCCGGCTTGACTGTGTATGGGATGAGCCTTTCTTGACCATGGCCAACCTCAAATAGTTTTTTTCTCAGCTGCAGCGCAAAACTGGAAAAAGAGTTCCTAAAGCAGAGTCTCCCAGAATTTGGTTCCTGACCCTCTCACTTGGGTGGAAGCTGGATGAAGCCTAGTAGCTGGGAAAGAGAATTAGGCTTCTTCTCTTTTTGGCTGCCTGGAAGCCAAACCCCTCCATGTATCCTGTAGACACTTGACATTGAAGTgttaaattcttcttcttcttcttctttttttagctgaggaagattcgccctgagctaacatctgttgccaatcttcctctttttgcttgaggaaggttccccctgagctaacatctgttgccaatcttcctttatgttttttatgtgggtcaccaccacagcatggccactaatgactggtgtaggtctgcacccaggaagcaaaccctggctgctgaagcagagcatgcagaacttaaccactaggccacataGTGGCCCCTCTGAAGTCTTAGAGTCttaaaacaataagaaagcaCTCCATAGGATGGAGTGAACTGagttctgcaaaggaaagaacattctcAGACTAAAGATGGTGGAAAGGATCTGGGGGGACATCCTACCAGAAGTTGCCCCTCTTGGACTGACTTTCTTGTATAGATTAACTTGCTCCTCATAAGTTCTAAATTATTTCTCCCACTCCCAATTGAgtcggggaggggagaggcagtggGTCTTGGAGATGCGTTCTTCTAGTATCTAGTTAAGAAGGGAAAGTGAAGCATAAAGCCAGAGAGCTGGATATAGTGGCCTGGAAAGGGCAGGAGCCTGTCCGTCAATGGACACGGGCTGAGCTTCTACACCGCCAGAGACTGTGCCCAGCAGAGGCCTTccgagaggcagagaaggagcccACAAGGGAGGCCGTCTTTTCAGCTTTGTGAACAAGTGCCCAAGGAGCAAGGAAAGAGCATGAGAAACAAGCCCAGCATTCGGCCGTGGCCTTGGAGGGGTCTCTTGGTGGTCTGCCTATATCCTTCTCAGCAAAGACtaaggaaaagaagtgaaaatgttGGCAGTTCTCAAGCCAGGAAAAACCCCACAAGAGATAGATTAGGCAGTGGGCGGCAAGCCTCTCCCCCTTCCCGGAACAACATCCGGCTAGGAACCGTTTcggttgtttgtttttaggaGAGAGAATTAGCAAGAGTGAGAGGTAGATAAGCTGCCATCTGTCAGAAGTGATTTTTTCAGGCAGGAGCAGAGGTTAATCAGAGATGATAGTTCCTATTGGCCGAGACCTgtctcttcccaccccacccaTCGACCCCGAGAACTAGTGGTGGAACCTCTAGCTGCACCATCCAATATGGTTACCATGAGCCACCTGTGGCTATTGAACACATGAAATGTTGCTGTGTCAGATGTGTAGTAAGTAGAAAATACACACTGGGTTTTGAAGGCTtagtataaaaaatgtaaaatatctcattaataatctttatattgattacatgttgaatattttgcatatattatataaACACATTGAATAATACTTTGGATATATTGGTTaaatagaaagttttttttttgaagattggccctgagctaacatctgttgccaatctccctcttttttttttctccccaaagccccagtacatagttgtatatcctagttgtaggtcattctagtttttcagtgtgggatgccaccacagcatggattaatgatcggtgtgtaggtccacgcccaggatcctacccggtgaaccctgggccaccgaaatggagcctgtgaacttaaccaatggGCCATGGGCCGGCCtcctaaaatatattattaaaagtaatttcaGGGCCGGcctcttaaaatatattattaaaagtaatttcagggccagcccggtggtgcagcggttaagtgagcacgttccgcttcagcgcacggggttcacaggttctgatcccgggtgtggacatggcacctcttggcaagccatgctgtggtaggcatcccacacataaagtagaggaagatgggcacggatgttagctcagggccagtcttcctcagcaaaaagaggaggattggcagcagatcttagctcagggctaatcttcctcaaaaaaaaccaaaaccaaaaacaaacaaacaaacaaaaaaagtaatttcaCTGTTTCGTTTTACTTTTTtatgtggctactagaaatttttaaattatatctgtggcttgcattatattaaACAGTGCTGGTGTGGACTGGCAAGtctgcacatgcacacacacatgtgcatatgtgtgcacaaTTCTCTCTATCTGCCACCCCCATGCATAAAGTAGTTAACATCCTCCTTCTGCTAGTCTCTGATCTTCTTGTGGTTTGAGAATCAATCCAGCCTTTCTTGACCCATCGCATCCCAAGGCCCAATTCCCAAATACCCATGTGTGTAAATGAGAGAAGCTACTTTTATTTGCTTCACAACATCTCAGTCCTCACTATTGCATATTGTGTTGGCCTGTCTTACCTCTCCACTTGAGGTAGAAGCCATTTGAGGGAAGGAAGGCCATGCGATCAATTCTCTGTACACTGTGACAGCTTCTGCTGCAGATGTCTTCACTCCGGTTTCAGTTAGCGAGGCCAGCAAGTATGTGGTGACTAGCCACTCTGCCCACACACACCACCACTACATTTTGCCCTTCCTGAAAAACATCCCAATTATTCAGCATTTCTCATTTCCTAAGAATCTAAAACTAGGAGTAGAGCTCTCCCTTTTTAGTCAATAATCTTTTTATGTAGGGCAGCTTAGCGTTGAGTGCGGAGGAATAAGGAAGAAGGTGAGTTTCGTGATGGTGGGCAGAGAAAGTGCCTTGGAGGAACTAGGGCTTGGGAAGCCTCATTGCCTCCTGGAGAGCAACCCCCCAGCATGGTCCTCTGAGTCACAGGGTTTTCCCTCCAGTCTCTACTTCAcatggctcccctcccccacagcctgAAGGAAAACAGAGATGAGCCCCCAGTCACCCAGCAAGGAGGGCCTGACCAGACCTCccacctcttctctcctctcagaCTGAAACCTTCCATCGGGGACCACAAACTAAGTGAAGGATTGGAGGTGTTTTGCTGCCTGCAGCTCTCTTCCCAATTGCTGactggaaggaggagagaagggagttCATTATAATTCATTTTTGTGAATGCTTAATATTTCAATTAATATGATTAGCCCTAAGACTGAATGAGCAGCAGGGCGGCAGATCTGCTGACAAGACACAGAGTAATGAGATCAGCAGGGCTGTGGGGGTCTTCCTAGGCTCCATCCTCAGAGGGCATGATCTGTTTAGCATCTCCATAAATACCAAGATCAGATtagaaggcaagaaaaggagcagtgggggtggggaggtgagtgGAAAGTTACTTTCCAGATGTGTCTGCACTCCTGATTCCCTGGCACTGCCATCATATTCTGACCACCCAACACTGGGTCCTCTACCATCTCCCTCAACCCACCCATCTTAGGGGACCCTACTGGAAGGACCTGAGCATCCGTTTGATGAAGtgtctacacatacacacactcagacaTACACACCTGCCAGAATGTGGCTTCAGGCAACAGAAACTCAGGCTAAAGGAGGATGGAAGGTGGTCAATGGAGAATCAAGCAGTAGAAAGGACATCTCTCACCCAGGGCccaaatgaagaaacaagaagaagaaaggccAGGCTTAACCACTCCCTCCATTCCTAGGAGGAGTATTTGATGTGGGAGTTAAACGTGGGGACTCAGGAGCCAGACTGCCCATGCTCCACTCTCAGCTAGACCTctctctagctgtgtgaccttaggcaggtcATTTAAACTCtatgccttggtttcctcacctttATTCGGAGACAGTGATAGAACCTACAACATAGGGTGTTGCTGAAGGTTAAACAGGTTAGTAAACATAAAGCACTTGGAACAATACCTGAGACAGTAAGTGCCATCTAAGCGCTATCACATCACTTCTCTTCCAGGAGAGAAGCCTGCCTGCCCCGAGAGCTGAGGAGTGGGTGCTGCGGGGATTCTGTTGGGACTTATTTCAGAGACACCAGTGCCACTGTAGAGACGTCAGCCCCACTCTGGAATGAAGAAGGGAATGCAGGAGGCAGGCTGTTCCACAAAAGCCAAAAGCTATGAGCCTCATTGTAAGTCAGTCAGTGCACACCTGACGGCACGCAGGGGCCACCCCATCTAGGAGGTTTGATGTCAGCAGGTACTCCCTGCATTTAAGGGGAGCTGTGAGTGGGCCCGGTGTATGGAGGGGTCAAGCTCCTTCGAGATTATGGGGCAAACTGGTCATCCATGGAAGCATGGTTGTTTAGGGGAGTAATGGTCCCCAAATGTGCTTTCCCCACCCCTCTTTGCTATTTGACTTAATTAGAAAGTCCCACTCGAGGAATCTAAGGGCGAGGGGGCACAGGGAGGAGTACCTGGATTTCCTCTGCCCTAAAGGGAAGTTTCACAGCTGTGGTTCTTCCCGCTGAAGGAACCAGGAATCTACTCTTGTCAGAGGTTCTTGGCATCAACtgtttatttgagaaatatttgttaagcacctaCTACGTATGAACAAGACACTGTGCTAGACACGTGAACAGTAAAATGCTGAATTAAATGAAGTCCTggtcttcaaggagctcacaagTGAGGGCTCCCGCCATCCCCAGCGCGCCTCCCTGCCCACACACTTATACACACAAACCCcccagagggagagaagggggcgTCAGCAAATGCCAGCAAGATATAGTGTTTCTTGGTTCCTTTTCCGGAAAATCCACAGTTTCCTCTCTGCACTCATCTCACCCCGctctccccttccctgccccctttgCATCTCTCCTCTCTTGGTCCCTTCTGCCCTTTTTCCCCCGGGCTCTGTGCCCTGCTTTCCTCCCCAGCTacacctccctccccacctaACCTGTCCAACTGTTCTAtgccattttcttttccctgattTCTTTCCTTGGCTCCCCACTCTCTGTCTCCCCAGATACcggctcccctctcctcctcccccctgtTCCCCTCTCCCGGGTCTTCTCTTCCAGCACCGGGGACAGCTCCAGCCCCCGGAACAATGGACCCCACCTTAGGGCTCCTCTGTAAATTCTCCATCTTAGTGCCTTGCCCAACTCGTGATT
Proteins encoded:
- the RIIAD1 gene encoding RIIa domain-containing protein 1 isoform X1 — protein: MATLQGCLLESDPGALSPAQVQQLRDFKIQTRIANEKYLRTHKEVELLLSGFFREMFLKRPDNIQEFAADYFTDPRLPNKIHMQLIKEKKAA
- the RIIAD1 gene encoding RIIa domain-containing protein 1 isoform X2, which gives rise to MATLQGCLLESDPGALSPAQVQQLRDFKIQTRIANEKYLRTHKEVELLLSGFFREMFLKRPDNIQEFAADPRLPNKIHMQLIKEKKAA